GGAGGAAACGGTAGCACGGTGATACCTCACCATCCCATCTTACAACCGTTGACCGTGCCTCATCGAAAAAGCATCTTCTCTCAGTTTTCAAACTGAATAATGAAAGCCTGAGCCTCACGCCCCTTGAGGCTAACCTCTCCAGCTCCTCAACCACGGGCTCCATGTTCACCGAGCCATCGTAAACAATCATGTCTCGCGCAGAATGATGAACCGGTATCAGGTTTGAAACAAGAACCTCGTCTACCCCATGATTCTTCAACAATTTCACAAGTTCTGGAAGATACTTATAGTTATGCTTAGTAACAACTACTTGAACTCCTAGAAAAGGCTTTTCAGACCTGTGTTCAGCCCTCCACTCTGCAATATTTTTAATTCTTTCCAGCACGACACTAGATGATGCGTGTTGGAGATGGGTCTCTAAAAAAGGCATGTAGTCCACTGAGAAGTAGATTCCGGTTAACCCCATCTCAACCAGTTCCAACATTTCGGAAGAATTTAGGAATAATCCATTAGTGGTTACGTATGTTTTGAAACCCATTCCACTCGCTCTCCCGATCATCTCACTAATCCGAGGGTGAACTGTCGGCTCACCTATCCCTCCGAAAACAATTGCCTCCAGCCTCGGAAACTTTGCGGCTTCTCCAAGTACTTTCTCGAACAAATCCCACTCCATATCCCCTTCCCGATCCGTCCAGTGCTGTTTAAAGCACATCTCGCACCTCAGGTTACACCTTGTCGTGGGC
This region of Thermosphaera aggregans genomic DNA includes:
- a CDS encoding tungsten cofactor oxidoreductase radical SAM maturase, whose translation is MSAKPGEEETSYVFPAYDGEFVVKPRLDLRILFIEPTTRCNLRCEMCFKQHWTDREGDMEWDLFEKVLGEAAKFPRLEAIVFGGIGEPTVHPRISEMIGRASGMGFKTYVTTNGLFLNSSEMLELVEMGLTGIYFSVDYMPFLETHLQHASSSVVLERIKNIAEWRAEHRSEKPFLGVQVVVTKHNYKYLPELVKLLKNHGVDEVLVSNLIPVHHSARDMIVYDGSVNMEPVVEELERLASRGVRLRLSLFSLKTERRCFFDEARSTVVRWDGEVSPCYRFLHSYKEYVFGREKQINHYSFGNVKDKGLDEIWMSREYTRFRFITRNYYYPSCTDCWLRDSCDFVRSSDVDCWANQPSCGDCLWARNLIQCPIPI